The DNA segment gaaTCGAAAAGCCTAAAATTGTGCAAATTCAAAAGTTAGAATCATATTACAGCAATATTGTTttgtcctatttttaaaaaattttcaatgtcatATCCTGAAGTTGTCcgatttttagtttgaagatttgaaccaaaaaatcatttaaaattgtaaaatatttgattgaaaaattaaaaaaattaataataattcgaaagcataatttaaattaaaaaattatgaattgaggCCATAATAagaaaacatgaaaattaaactatctaaaaaaattgaataatcacCATTGTTGGtgagaaaattttttcagttttaaataaagtttgcattttgtttgaagttttaacGTTCCCaagcatagttttttttaaatttttaatgcttcccatttaaaattaaaatttacttcgatagttttttttagaacaattcattttttgattttagaaaaaattttctaatcagctttaatgttaaattttcattttttatgtatgaacaatttaaaaatgcagaacTTCAGATTCTTTGGTTTCGGAAGATCCAATTtacttttctatttcaaattgtcaaatttgtatCGCCTTGAATTTAAAGGTATTCAAATTCAACAgattttattgattaattatttcattttgaacgcttttagtTATAAACAACACAATTTAAATTCCAATGAATATTAAATGAtccaatttctaaaattcttttctgcaaatattcaatttttaacgttttgacattgtcctattttagaaattctgcaatcatttaattttgtggttattgaattcaaaataaaattgtttaatgtttagcGATTCGACTTCGAACTTATACAATTCAGCTCCTTTTTGTGATTAAATTATCCAAACTTATTTTATAttcagaattcctgaaattaatactaagaatcaaacgaccaaatttggacaaccaacataaagtgttcctattgaaatttgaaaaaacttaacaaatatttcctaaaaaaaaaatttcttttttgcacaaaaaattattgttatcaaattactataaaaaacatttgtaaaaaataagaaacaatgtttcggcactcatacagcacttTTATCGaggcaaacaatttaaataaatacaatttaaaaaaaaaccgagcagacaggaacagcaacAAAATCATTATGCTCTCTTCCTGACAtccgagaatttttttattcgctacctcttttttatttttgtccaaaagagaatttttttctcttcttttttaggaaaaaattgttacctttttttcaaatttcaatagaaacattagatgatgtttgtccaaatttagtttaaatttgattttaatctcatttaaatttcttcaatttttaaatttttaaagtagttgCCACCCCCTGCAAGGGTAGAAaaggagattttaattttttactttttttaggtAATAACAAACAAAGAATTCACGAAAGAATTCGCATCAGCGTTATGGCGACCAGCTTTACTACCTTTACCACCTTTTATAATAAATCTCATTTTCGGTGAAGAACGTGCGAAGATTGTGCTAGAAGGACAGAAAGTTATTCCTAAAAGGGTTCTAGAATCCAATTTCGAATACAAGTATCCGGACATACAATCAGCTTGTGATAACATCACAACATTGGGGTATATGGAaccattttaatctcatttaaatatgcTTGATCTAGAAACAATCGATCGAAACTTAAaatcgaaaagatttttaaaatcagtATTGAGAGAAAATCTGAATTTACtgcatttttgtgattttcttctgttattgttgtaaataaaaatgttttattacaaGAAAGAAGACTACATGAACTGATGAAAAAGGTAAATAATCTAGCAGGTAATTATTATCTTTGGTGAATCAACTTCTGCGCCTCGTCTGTGATgagtgaatattttgaaaaaagagattagAACCGTAGGGCCGTCTCTTGATAATTCTTTGAGGAAATTCAGGAATTCCTTGAGCTCTTTGAGATCCAAAAGAAGGCGTGCTTTGATGCTGTTGTACCGATGAAaacggcaatttttttaaactggaacgACGGCTACATTTTCGAAGTAAAGATTGGAGATACTCGTCAGAATCtgaagtacttaaaaaattataaccgaGGTCTGCCGATTTATGATCTGTATATTCGAGTCTAGTTGTATTGAGGAAAAAATTTATATCTCTTTTAATGTTTTGAACCTCATCACGTTTTAAACCTCGGGTGCTTAAAGTCACAGCTTTTCCATTTCGGGGAAGCATGAAAAGTCCTATATTTTGTGAAACTCCAACATGTCGTATGTCGCTCAATTTCATTTTGAGGGTATAACTTTCtgcagattttgaaaataatttgtcacaccaagaatattttgtaaatgtggctaaatttttagatttttccaacATGAATTCTTCCCGTTCACCAAAGGCGTCGAGGCCAAATATGATTTCTCCCAGGATGATAATTGTTAGGACGAAGGCGCCAtttaagaaataatagaaaaaggtTGTGCATATTATTACCGTAActgaaatatgtttattttcatttatagttTCTGAAAGGCTATCTAggaaatatgatttaatttttggaaaatttatttttcccctTAAATTTGGATGTTATTTGTAATATAGACCATTTAGATTAAAATAGCTTTATTACAAATGACTTTATAACCAAATA comes from the Belonocnema kinseyi isolate 2016_QV_RU_SX_M_011 chromosome 6, B_treatae_v1, whole genome shotgun sequence genome and includes:
- the LOC117175188 gene encoding uncharacterized protein LOC117175188, whose translation is MVPITKPYLKITPDKLYVSRRPQIISCILFVFTVIICTTFFYYFLNGAFVLTIIILGEIIFGLDAFGEREEFMLEKSKNLATFTKYSWCDKLFSKSAESYTLKMKLSDIRHVGVSQNIGLFMLPRNGKAVTLSTRGLKRDEVQNIKRDINFFLNTTRLEYTDHKSADLGYNFLSTSDSDEYLQSLLRKCSRRSSLKKLPFSSVQQHQSTPSFGSQRAQGIPEFPQRIIKRRPYGSNLFFQNIHSSQTRRRS